In Pseudoalteromonas sp. NC201, a single window of DNA contains:
- the accC gene encoding acetyl-CoA carboxylase biotin carboxylase subunit has protein sequence MLDKVVIANRGEIALRVLRACKELGIKTVAVHSTADRDLKHVLLADETICIGKPAASESYLDIPRIIAAAEVTDAVAIHPGYGFLSENADFADQVEQSGFIFIGPKGDTIRLMGDKVSAIEAMRKAGVPCVPGSDGPLTDDNDRNTQIAKRIGYPVIIKAAGGGGGRGMRVVRNEKELANSIALTQQEAKQFFGNGMVYMEKFLENPRHIEVQVLADGQGNAIHLGERDCSMQRRHQKVVEEAPAPGITAEMRKYIGDRCTRACIEIGYRGAGTFEFLYENGEFYFIEMNTRIQVEHPVTEMVTGVDLIKEQLKIAAGQPLSITQEDVVIRGHAIECRINAEDPESFIPSPGKITRFHPAGGLGIRWDSHIYADYTVPPHYDSMIGKLITYGENRDVAIARAKNALNELVIDGIKTNTPLHKKILSDENFQNGGTNIHYLEKKLGMHQ, from the coding sequence ATGTTAGATAAAGTAGTCATTGCAAACCGAGGTGAAATTGCACTTCGCGTATTGCGTGCCTGCAAGGAGCTAGGTATTAAGACGGTTGCTGTGCACTCAACAGCTGACCGCGACCTAAAACACGTTCTTCTTGCAGATGAAACCATTTGTATCGGAAAACCTGCGGCAAGCGAAAGCTACCTTGATATTCCTCGTATTATCGCAGCGGCAGAAGTCACTGACGCGGTTGCTATTCACCCAGGTTACGGTTTCCTTTCTGAAAATGCTGACTTTGCAGACCAAGTTGAGCAAAGTGGCTTTATCTTTATCGGTCCAAAGGGCGACACTATTCGCCTAATGGGTGATAAAGTATCAGCAATTGAAGCGATGAGAAAAGCAGGCGTACCTTGCGTGCCAGGTTCTGATGGTCCATTGACAGATGACAACGACCGCAATACGCAGATCGCTAAGCGTATCGGCTACCCAGTTATCATCAAAGCGGCTGGCGGCGGCGGTGGTCGTGGTATGCGTGTCGTTCGCAACGAAAAAGAACTTGCAAACTCTATCGCCTTAACACAACAAGAAGCGAAGCAGTTCTTCGGTAACGGCATGGTTTACATGGAAAAATTCCTAGAAAACCCACGCCATATCGAAGTTCAAGTACTCGCTGACGGTCAAGGCAATGCAATCCACCTAGGTGAGCGCGACTGTTCAATGCAGCGTCGTCACCAAAAAGTAGTGGAAGAAGCTCCTGCACCAGGGATCACAGCAGAAATGCGTAAATACATTGGTGATCGCTGTACTCGTGCATGTATCGAGATTGGTTATCGCGGTGCAGGTACGTTTGAATTCTTATACGAAAACGGCGAGTTCTACTTCATTGAAATGAACACTCGTATTCAGGTTGAGCACCCAGTAACAGAAATGGTCACTGGCGTAGACTTAATCAAAGAGCAACTTAAGATTGCTGCTGGTCAACCGCTTTCTATCACACAAGAAGACGTGGTGATCCGTGGTCACGCAATCGAGTGCCGTATTAACGCAGAAGACCCAGAGAGCTTTATCCCTTCACCGGGTAAAATTACACGCTTCCACCCAGCAGGTGGCCTTGGGATCCGTTGGGACAGCCATATTTACGCTGATTACACAGTACCGCCACATTACGACTCGATGATCGGTAAGTTAATCACTTATGGTGAGAACCGTGATGTTGCGATCGCTCGTGCTAAAAACGCACTAAATGAGCTAGTAATTGACGGGATTAAAACCAATACCCCGCTTCACAAGAAGATCTTGTCAGACGAGAACTTCCAAAACGGTGGCACAAATATCCACTACCTAGAGAAAAAACTAGGCATGCACCAATAA
- a CDS encoding DUF6765 family protein: protein MQIDLHHGMTWVVARAAGFTDQEAEIIAHAAQYVDDATNYGHIKFDNGAAYERIATAHKMLDYKNLDSLKNMKVWVPFHFLPGNGGLPAGQNPSGTFIQKLVCKPHSHVAKDMVAECIADKHRPYGLHRLGITSHVFIDTWGHQGFAGIQHEVNEVTEITDLNGEAEETWRERISEYFSDVFQDDIPSLGHGQALSHPDQPHQQWSYFNGLGEKVVRDNPSDFLIAADELCKVYQDYRGEATSGLSESLKQEIAQCFAEFDMDDGEERHQLWLDAIEANRFGLGSYTLTYIAKGEGSWKHQALGTTRAKGDDDSYSFRSEFLTSNWKYFHDAAKKHRLCVIDDILPKYGICVS, encoded by the coding sequence ATGCAAATTGATTTACATCATGGCATGACGTGGGTGGTCGCACGCGCAGCGGGATTCACTGACCAAGAGGCTGAAATTATTGCTCACGCGGCACAATACGTTGATGATGCAACAAACTATGGTCACATCAAGTTTGATAACGGTGCTGCTTACGAGCGCATCGCAACTGCCCATAAGATGCTCGATTATAAAAACCTAGACAGCTTAAAGAACATGAAAGTGTGGGTACCTTTTCATTTCTTACCGGGTAATGGCGGTTTACCTGCTGGGCAAAATCCGTCGGGCACCTTTATTCAAAAGCTAGTGTGTAAGCCACATTCCCATGTAGCAAAAGATATGGTCGCTGAGTGTATTGCAGATAAGCATAGGCCTTATGGACTGCACCGCCTTGGTATCACCTCTCATGTCTTTATTGATACTTGGGGCCACCAGGGATTTGCTGGCATACAGCATGAAGTCAATGAAGTGACTGAAATAACGGACTTGAATGGTGAAGCAGAAGAGACTTGGCGCGAGCGAATAAGCGAATACTTTTCTGATGTTTTTCAAGATGATATTCCAAGTTTAGGACATGGGCAGGCGCTTTCTCACCCTGATCAGCCTCATCAGCAGTGGAGTTACTTCAACGGATTGGGCGAAAAAGTAGTGCGAGATAATCCAAGCGATTTTCTAATCGCAGCCGATGAGCTTTGCAAGGTCTATCAAGACTATCGAGGTGAGGCTACAAGTGGCTTGAGTGAGTCATTAAAGCAAGAAATAGCGCAGTGCTTTGCTGAATTTGATATGGATGATGGTGAAGAACGTCATCAACTGTGGCTTGATGCCATCGAAGCTAACCGATTTGGGCTTGGAAGTTATACCCTAACTTACATTGCCAAAGGTGAGGGGTCGTGGAAACACCAAGCGCTAGGAACAACCCGTGCTAAAGGTGACGACGATAGCTATTCATTTCGCAGTGAATTCTTAACTTCTAACTGGAAGTATTTTCACGATGCAGCCAAAAAGCATCGCCTCTGTGTTATTGATGATATTTTGCCCAAATACGGAATTTGTGTGAGCTAA
- a CDS encoding ImmA/IrrE family metallo-endopeptidase, whose protein sequence is MKVCSEWFRLSKEQKDIISQHHDSFPVKVGSIAKAFGIQVKRSTLSPGISGEIKETNGEVIVKINRHDSEERQRFTLAHEIAHFLLHRDKIGDGIVDTMLFRSSLSNSLEAEANRLAADIVMPFSLIDSEPLSSNLRFEERVEYLANLSKLSIPAMEIRLGKKGF, encoded by the coding sequence ATGAAAGTTTGTAGTGAATGGTTTCGGCTATCAAAAGAACAAAAAGATATAATATCTCAACATCATGACTCTTTCCCTGTCAAAGTTGGCTCAATAGCGAAAGCTTTTGGGATTCAAGTAAAAAGATCAACTCTAAGCCCTGGTATTTCAGGTGAGATTAAAGAGACTAATGGGGAGGTCATTGTAAAAATAAATAGGCATGACTCTGAAGAAAGGCAAAGGTTTACACTTGCCCATGAGATAGCTCACTTTTTGCTACATCGTGACAAAATTGGAGATGGAATCGTTGATACAATGCTCTTCCGATCATCTTTATCTAACTCATTAGAAGCTGAGGCAAATAGACTAGCAGCTGATATAGTAATGCCGTTTTCATTAATTGATTCAGAGCCACTATCGAGTAACCTTCGCTTTGAAGAGCGTGTTGAGTACTTGGCTAATTTATCGAAACTTTCTATACCCGCTATGGAAATTCGATTAGGAAAAAAAGGATTTTAA
- a CDS encoding sce7726 family protein, translating into MKRLLESDIKSLTIKELIKRKLLNKDSLIMSELVVGNFLRRVDLAFTYQNRLIAIEIKSEADSLYRLSGQLDTYLQYFDKVIVVADSKFIPKLISESPANIGLWELEKNTIKVRRKGRFQQNVSKENLLDFLDVVDLLKLTSNLNFKVDRNRADLEQAAKKLSKAVIKSAALKALQRKFREPTSRFLTQTCSDEIKTEDLKLLSRFQEQKSFAEESRKQNFDFWNNLDNYLVSLKSFAESV; encoded by the coding sequence ATGAAACGGCTTTTGGAATCAGATATAAAATCCTTAACCATCAAAGAACTAATAAAACGTAAGCTTTTAAATAAAGACTCTCTGATCATGAGTGAATTAGTAGTTGGCAACTTTTTAAGAAGAGTTGATTTAGCATTTACGTATCAAAATCGCTTGATAGCCATAGAGATAAAAAGCGAAGCAGATTCGCTCTATCGGCTCTCTGGTCAGTTGGATACGTACCTTCAATACTTTGATAAGGTTATAGTTGTAGCTGATTCAAAGTTTATCCCCAAGCTTATATCTGAATCGCCAGCTAATATAGGCCTTTGGGAGTTAGAAAAAAATACAATCAAAGTAAGACGTAAAGGCCGCTTTCAACAAAACGTTTCAAAAGAAAATTTATTAGATTTTCTTGATGTTGTAGATTTGCTAAAGCTTACATCAAACTTGAATTTCAAAGTTGATAGAAATAGAGCTGATCTGGAACAAGCTGCAAAAAAACTTTCAAAAGCTGTAATCAAGAGCGCGGCTTTGAAAGCTCTTCAAAGGAAGTTTAGGGAACCAACAAGTCGTTTCTTAACACAAACATGTTCTGATGAAATTAAGACAGAAGACTTAAAGTTATTAAGCAGATTTCAAGAGCAAAAAAGTTTTGCAGAAGAAAGTAGAAAACAAAACTTTGATTTCTGGAACAATCTAGATAACTACCTAGTTAGCTTGAAAAGCTTCGCTGAAAGTGTATAA
- a CDS encoding beta family protein, with translation MFTNEFDYKYCPILSISPAETTALKELPAKDKQLILPLFPIKSWATANKLSSSLERVRNSLGKENFWIADIDHADLKTRDQSKLREVHQEILTLMDSRNGYRNWYEFIQKEKYLIPCLQLQDLSEFQQQLNNLVSLNRGVVLRLKQVDIQLAVLERITPYLIGTENILIILDLEQITRDAVDTHGTITDLLLTINNLLPNAKLSLSSTSFPDSFGGYYKGCNSIHERALFDRVRLQLPELIYSDRGSARAEKQSGGAGTPPPRIDYACRNEWHFIRRELPSNLNNANSEEEKNTKKKQKKQLYTQIASDIMLQDYWEESLALYSNYLIELTAKGDDYGIDSAQKATAVRINKHLHTQLYYDNITEIQDTDDDWVD, from the coding sequence ATGTTCACTAACGAGTTTGATTATAAATACTGCCCAATTTTATCAATTAGTCCAGCTGAAACAACGGCTTTAAAAGAGCTACCAGCTAAAGACAAGCAACTCATCTTACCATTATTTCCTATTAAATCTTGGGCTACTGCAAATAAACTTAGTAGTTCTTTGGAGCGTGTTAGGAATTCTCTTGGTAAAGAAAATTTTTGGATTGCGGATATAGATCACGCAGACCTAAAAACCAGAGACCAATCGAAACTTAGAGAAGTACATCAAGAAATTTTGACTTTAATGGACTCTAGAAACGGGTATAGAAACTGGTATGAATTTATCCAAAAAGAAAAATATTTAATTCCATGTTTACAGCTGCAAGACTTATCAGAGTTCCAACAACAACTTAATAATCTCGTTAGTTTAAACAGAGGAGTTGTTTTAAGACTCAAACAAGTTGACATTCAATTAGCTGTACTAGAAAGGATAACACCGTACCTTATCGGCACAGAAAATATACTTATAATATTAGACCTAGAACAAATAACACGAGACGCTGTTGATACTCATGGCACAATTACAGACCTACTACTAACAATTAACAACCTACTACCTAATGCGAAGCTATCATTATCATCAACTTCATTTCCTGATTCATTTGGTGGGTACTATAAAGGCTGTAACTCCATACATGAGAGGGCCTTATTTGATAGAGTCAGACTACAGCTGCCAGAGCTTATTTATTCGGATAGAGGGAGTGCAAGAGCTGAAAAACAATCGGGAGGCGCGGGTACTCCTCCACCTAGAATTGATTATGCATGCCGCAATGAGTGGCATTTTATTAGACGAGAGCTGCCATCAAATCTGAATAATGCAAATTCAGAAGAAGAGAAAAATACAAAGAAAAAGCAAAAAAAACAACTTTATACTCAAATTGCTTCAGATATCATGTTACAAGATTACTGGGAAGAATCCCTAGCTTTATATTCAAACTACCTAATTGAATTAACAGCAAAGGGGGATGATTACGGAATAGACTCAGCTCAAAAGGCAACCGCAGTGAGAATAAATAAGCATCTACACACCCAGCTTTATTATGACAACATTACTGAAATTCAAGATACTGATGATGACTGGGTTGACTAA